One stretch of Clavelina lepadiformis chromosome 6, kaClaLepa1.1, whole genome shotgun sequence DNA includes these proteins:
- the LOC143461807 gene encoding mediator of RNA polymerase II transcription subunit 27-like, with translation MADLLSQAKTNITLLTQAISCTQKLRSTVTNVFNFLCEGVKPDEDQDNKLEEAEIGSLSKDARKFLQRFQDYLQAVNQDYNEVEKCCNAMQSTTELPLLGPLGLLAVDPTFDKNYFYRDVLVAYQWNQKMHDYAQSSFNFMQSNETKKSIFPGGKRRVRAMPQRFQIVNPQLIHLALSSVQNQVKENVVLKIISSAGETRVIQATVAKVFVATILLHNSVMEKVIVRALSEESFQEAGSYDIVRDSQFECMRRITDHAMAAILEYSTLHQASPELALKYILLWLSSYKTLFIEKCSVCRKHLRDGLPPLWRDFRNPIACHDFCRA, from the coding sequence ATGGCTGACTTACTATCTCAAGCAAAAACGAATATCACTTTGTTGACGCAAGCAATTTCCTGCACTCAGAAATTGCGTTCCACTGTAACCAACGTCTTCAACTTCCTTTGTGAAGGAGTAAAACCAGACGAAGACCAAGATAATAAATTAGAGGAAGCTGAGATAGGGAGCCTCAGTAAAGATGCCAGAAAGTTTCTTCAGCGCTTCCAGGATTACCTGCAAGCTGTCAATCAGGATTACAATGAAGTTGAAAAGTGCTGCAACGCCATGCAGTCAACTACAGAATTGCCTCTTCTTGGACCATTAGGACTGCTTGCAGTTGATCCAACATTTGATAAGAATTACTTTTACAGAGATGTATTGGTGGCTTACCAATGGAATCAAAAGATGCATGACTACGCTCAGTCGTCTTTTAATTTCATGCAGTCAAACGAGACAAAGAAGTCAATTTTTCCCGGAGGAAAACGACGTGTCCGAGCCATGCCTCAGAGGTTTCAAATCGTAAACCCCCAGCTTATTCATCTGGCCTTAAGTTCAGTACAAAACcaagtaaaagaaaatgtcGTCTTGAAAATCATTTCCTCGGCTGGAGAGACAAGGGTGATACAAGCAACAGTTGCCAAAGTGTTTGTTGCAACCATTCTGTTGCATAACTCAGTAATGGAGAAAGTTATTGTTCGTGCTCTAAGTGAAGAATCTTTTCAGGAAGCTGGATCATATGATATTGTCCGGGATTCTCAATTTGAATGTATGCGAAGGATCACTGATCATGCAATGGCAGCCATTTTGGAATACAGCACTCTCCATCAAGCTTCACCCGAACTGGCACTGAAATACATTTTACTGTGGCTGAGCAGTTATAAAACTTTGTTCATTGAGAAGTGCAGTGTCTGCAGAAAACATTTACGTGATGGTTTGCCACCACTTTGGAGAGATTTTCGTAATCCAATTGCATGCCATGATTTTTGCAGAGCTTAG